A stretch of Geomonas oryzisoli DNA encodes these proteins:
- a CDS encoding sigma-54-dependent transcriptional regulator, with product MKKTLFPTFGILLVDDEPAWLKSFALTLKSCAGINNIVTCQESREVMGLLDQGDIGLVLLDLTMPQPCGETLLQQIGESHPEIMTIIVSGMNQLETAVRCMKLGAFDYIVKTDEEDRLVSGVLRAVRILELQQEFRTMSDRMLSRELKHPEAFVDIVTCDPRMHDLFNYVEAVSPSHQPLLITGESGVGKELVARAVHALSGCSGPLVAVNVAGLDDTVFADTLFGHVRGAYTGADQARPGMIEQAGNGTLFLDEIGDLSIASQVKLLRLLQEGEYFPLGGDRPKRMNARIVVATHRDLAAREAAGQFRRDLYYRLCTHRINIPSLRERVGDIPLLLDYFLNEAAKSLGKKKPTPPKELAQVLATYSFPGNVRELRGMVYNAVSLHKERILSMESFLKAIGQSRDTANPPLQSQNPFATFERLPTFVEAAELLVEEAISRANGVQAIAARLLGISAPALNKRLKMSRK from the coding sequence ATGAAAAAGACACTCTTCCCCACCTTCGGCATCCTGCTGGTCGACGACGAGCCGGCCTGGCTCAAGTCGTTCGCGCTCACGCTGAAGAGCTGCGCGGGGATCAACAACATCGTCACCTGCCAGGAGAGCCGCGAGGTGATGGGGCTTTTGGACCAGGGAGACATCGGCCTGGTGCTGTTGGATCTCACCATGCCGCAGCCGTGCGGGGAAACGCTGTTGCAGCAGATCGGGGAGAGCCACCCCGAGATCATGACCATCATCGTGAGCGGGATGAACCAGCTGGAGACGGCGGTGCGCTGCATGAAGCTGGGGGCCTTCGACTACATCGTCAAGACCGACGAGGAGGACCGCCTGGTGAGCGGGGTGCTGCGTGCCGTGCGCATCCTGGAGCTGCAGCAGGAATTCCGCACCATGTCGGACCGGATGCTGTCGCGGGAGCTGAAGCACCCGGAGGCGTTCGTCGACATCGTCACCTGCGACCCCCGCATGCACGACCTGTTCAACTACGTGGAGGCGGTTTCCCCGAGCCACCAGCCGCTGCTGATCACCGGGGAAAGCGGAGTGGGCAAGGAACTGGTGGCCCGCGCCGTGCACGCCCTGAGCGGCTGCTCCGGTCCGCTGGTCGCCGTCAACGTCGCCGGGCTTGACGACACGGTGTTCGCGGACACCCTGTTCGGCCATGTCCGCGGCGCCTATACCGGCGCCGACCAGGCCCGTCCCGGCATGATCGAGCAGGCCGGCAACGGGACGCTGTTTCTGGACGAGATCGGCGATCTGAGCATCGCCTCCCAGGTAAAGCTGTTGCGCCTGCTCCAGGAGGGTGAGTACTTCCCGCTGGGGGGTGACCGCCCCAAGCGGATGAACGCGCGCATCGTGGTGGCGACCCACCGCGACCTGGCCGCCCGGGAGGCCGCGGGGCAGTTCCGGCGCGACCTGTACTACCGCCTGTGCACCCACCGCATCAACATCCCCTCCCTCAGGGAGAGGGTAGGGGACATCCCGCTGCTGCTCGATTACTTCCTGAACGAAGCGGCCAAGTCGCTGGGGAAGAAAAAGCCCACCCCGCCCAAGGAGCTGGCGCAGGTGCTGGCCACCTACAGCTTCCCCGGCAACGTCCGCGAGCTGCGCGGCATGGTCTACAATGCGGTCAGCCTGCACAAGGAACGCATCCTTTCCATGGAAAGTTTCCTGAAGGCGATCGGGCAGAGCCGCGACACCGCCAACCCGCCGCTCCAAAGTCAAAACCCGTTTGCGACTTTCGAACGGCTGCCCACCTTCGTCGAGGCCGCCGAGCTGCTGGTGGAGGAGGCGATCAGCCGCGCCAACGGCGTACAGGCTATTGCGGCGCGGCTTTTAGGCATTTCCGCGCCCGCACTGAACAAGCGTCTCAAGATGTCACGCAAGTAG
- a CDS encoding dicarboxylate/amino acid:cation symporter produces the protein MKTKKFYQVLYFQVLLAISIGIALGYYLPDTGAAMKPLGDGFIKMIKMIITPVIFCTVVTGIAGMDDMKKVGRVGGKAMLYFEVVSTLALGIGLLVINVIQPGVGMNADVTKLDTKGLATYTATAAKSHSFADFALGIIPTSVVDAFAKGEILQVLFFAIFFGLALAALGEKGKPIYKFIDDVSHALFGVVNLIMKFAPIGAFGAMAFTIGKFGLGSLAKLGMLMGSFYLTCLLFIFVVLGTIGKICGFNIFKFISYIKEELLIVLGTSSSESALPRMMAKLENLGCTKSVVGLVIPTGYSFNLDGTSIYLTMAAIFVAQATNTPLTMTQTLTILGVLMLTSKGAAGVTGSGFVTLAATFAAIPTIPVAGLALILGIDRFMSEARALTNLVGNGVATVVVSRWENELDVERMNRVLNNQEVEEEPEMGLLEPEPEEA, from the coding sequence ATGAAAACGAAGAAGTTTTACCAGGTTCTGTACTTCCAGGTGCTGTTGGCGATATCCATCGGTATCGCACTGGGCTACTACCTGCCCGACACCGGAGCGGCCATGAAGCCCCTGGGCGACGGCTTCATCAAGATGATCAAGATGATCATCACCCCGGTGATCTTCTGTACCGTGGTCACCGGCATCGCCGGCATGGACGACATGAAGAAGGTCGGTCGCGTCGGCGGCAAGGCGATGCTGTACTTCGAAGTGGTCTCCACCCTGGCGCTGGGTATCGGCCTGTTGGTGATCAACGTGATCCAGCCGGGCGTGGGCATGAACGCCGACGTCACCAAGCTCGACACCAAGGGGCTCGCGACCTACACCGCCACCGCCGCCAAGTCGCACAGCTTCGCCGACTTCGCCCTGGGCATCATCCCGACCAGCGTCGTGGACGCCTTCGCCAAGGGTGAGATCCTCCAGGTGCTCTTTTTCGCCATCTTCTTCGGCCTGGCGCTTGCCGCCCTCGGCGAGAAGGGCAAGCCGATCTACAAGTTCATCGACGACGTCTCCCACGCCCTGTTCGGGGTGGTCAACCTGATCATGAAGTTCGCACCGATCGGCGCCTTCGGCGCCATGGCCTTCACCATCGGCAAGTTCGGCCTGGGCTCGCTGGCCAAGCTCGGCATGCTGATGGGCAGCTTCTACCTCACCTGCCTCCTGTTCATCTTCGTGGTACTCGGCACCATCGGTAAGATCTGCGGCTTCAACATCTTCAAATTCATCTCCTACATCAAGGAAGAGCTACTGATTGTGCTGGGAACCTCCTCCTCGGAATCCGCGCTGCCGCGCATGATGGCGAAGCTTGAGAACCTTGGCTGCACCAAGTCCGTCGTCGGCCTGGTCATCCCGACCGGCTACTCCTTCAACCTGGACGGCACCTCCATCTACCTGACCATGGCCGCCATCTTCGTGGCGCAGGCCACCAACACCCCGCTCACCATGACGCAGACCCTCACCATCCTGGGTGTGCTTATGCTGACCTCGAAAGGCGCCGCGGGCGTTACCGGCAGCGGCTTCGTGACGCTCGCTGCGACCTTCGCCGCCATCCCCACCATTCCGGTGGCGGGTCTGGCCCTGATCCTTGGCATCGACCGCTTCATGTCCGAGGCGCGCGCCCTCACCAACCTGGTCGGCAACGGCGTCGCCACCGTGGTGGTCTCGCGCTGGGAGAACGAGCTCGACGTTGAGCGCATGAACCGCGTGCTGAACAACCAGGAGGTCGAGGAGGAGCCCGAGATGGGCCTCCTGGAGCCGGAGCCGGAAGAGGCGTAA